GAATTGCCAGTATTCTGCTGTCCATATTAAGGTAATGGAATCTCCGCAGCATAAATTGGACTGCCGTCAAGATCGAAGCATTCCCATTTTATACTTTTAGTTTGTTTAGTTAGAACATTATAATGGTGAATCATCTTAAAGAACAAAGACCGGGAATCTTTGCTTTCCAGCTCTCGCAAAGGAGCTCCTCCACCGCCGGAAACAAAATAATGTATTCCTTCTGCTTTGAGGTGTTCAAAACTATGTTCGTGACCGCTGATTACGGATACAACCGGATACTTCTTGATCAGCTGAGGTATAAACCATTGTAAACCCAATTCATCACCATGATAACCGGAACTGAATATGGGATGGTGTAAGAGCAGGACAATTGGATATTCTGCACTTTCTAATTCTTGCACAAGCCAATCATATTGATGAGATCCAGGTAATAGATCGAGATTGCTATCCAAAATAATGTATTTTAGCGAATCGTGAACCATAGCGTAATAACTATGCTTGCCTTCTACAAAGAAGTTCTGCAGATACAGTTCAAGATTCTTTTCGTGGTTTCCCCGTACGGGATAGAAGCGGTCTGCAAAAGGAGAGATAATTGCCCTAAAGCTATCATATTCACCTTGTGTTAAGCCCTTTTGGTTCATATCCCCTGTATAAAACACAAGTTCCAGGGGAATGT
This window of the Candidatus Cloacimonadota bacterium genome carries:
- a CDS encoding metallophosphoesterase produces the protein MNKLLLLLIPIFINGIAGAQVLIYGDTRNHPEVHQELIQQVKDIPLELVFYTGDMNQKGLTQGEYDSFRAIISPFADRFYPVRGNHEKNLELYLQNFFVEGKHSYYAMVHDSLKYIILDSNLDLLPGSHQYDWLVQELESAEYPIVLLLHHPIFSSGYHGDELGLQWFIPQLIKKYPVVSVISGHEHSFEHLKAEGIHYFVSGGGGAPLRELESKDSRSLFFKMIHHYNVLTKQTKSIKWECFDLDGSPIYAAEIPLP